Proteins encoded by one window of Gemmatimonadota bacterium:
- a CDS encoding NAD(P)/FAD-dependent oxidoreductase gives MRRGRVAVVGAGPAGARAAELLAAGGFEVLLFDPRAPWEKPCGGGIPAHAFDHFPELRELGRNGRWIREARFEAPAAGGLDVQPAEPLLLVDRRELACFQLERATAAGAVRVARRVHEVMRRAGGFRLLDDEGVAYDVAFLIGADGASSRVRRLLSPALQPRQLPTRGRFVPIARDADTELIVRFLPGLVGYVWEFPRGESCSVGVCDLEGERARAGLEEALLSYFASREGSAAHPEYGHPIPLLRPEDCRAPARFGAAEWALCGDAAGLVDPITGEGIHHALRSGELAARALLEYGSLAAYPRRLAREVLGELRAASRYAGRFYQPGFTDALLQACRRGPHLRAALADLVAGRQTYCGLRRRTLGALLRDRIWGEAGRALLRFVGGELRLAPGRSGG, from the coding sequence GTGAGGCGGGGCAGGGTGGCGGTGGTAGGCGCGGGGCCGGCGGGCGCGCGTGCCGCGGAACTGCTGGCGGCCGGCGGCTTCGAGGTGCTGCTGTTCGACCCGCGCGCACCCTGGGAGAAGCCGTGCGGCGGCGGCATCCCCGCCCACGCGTTCGACCATTTCCCGGAGCTCAGGGAGCTGGGGCGGAACGGCCGCTGGATCCGCGAGGCGCGCTTCGAGGCGCCGGCGGCCGGTGGGCTGGACGTGCAGCCTGCCGAGCCGCTGCTGCTGGTGGATCGGCGCGAGCTGGCGTGCTTCCAGCTCGAGCGCGCTACTGCCGCGGGTGCTGTCCGGGTGGCGCGACGCGTGCACGAGGTCATGCGGCGCGCCGGGGGATTCCGGCTTCTGGACGACGAAGGTGTGGCCTACGACGTCGCCTTCCTGATTGGCGCGGACGGCGCATCCTCGCGTGTGCGCCGCCTGCTTTCCCCGGCGCTCCAGCCGCGCCAGCTCCCGACGCGCGGCCGCTTCGTGCCTATTGCCAGGGATGCGGATACGGAGCTGATTGTCCGGTTCCTGCCCGGACTCGTCGGGTACGTCTGGGAGTTCCCGCGCGGCGAGAGCTGCTCGGTGGGGGTTTGTGACCTGGAAGGGGAGCGGGCGCGGGCAGGTCTGGAAGAAGCGCTGCTGAGCTACTTCGCCAGTCGCGAGGGCTCGGCCGCGCACCCGGAATACGGGCACCCCATCCCGCTGCTCCGGCCGGAGGACTGCCGGGCGCCGGCGCGTTTCGGCGCCGCGGAGTGGGCGCTCTGCGGGGACGCGGCGGGGCTGGTGGACCCGATCACCGGGGAAGGGATCCACCACGCGTTGCGCTCGGGGGAGCTGGCGGCCCGCGCATTGCTCGAGTACGGCTCGCTGGCGGCGTACCCGCGCCGGCTGGCGCGCGAGGTGCTGGGAGAGTTGCGGGCTGCCAGCCGCTACGCGGGGCGGTTCTACCAGCCGGGCTTCACGGATGCGCTGCTGCAGGCATGCCGTCGCGGGCCGCACCTACGCGCCGCGCTCGCTGACCTGGTCGCTGGGCGGCAGACGTACTGCGGGCTGCGTCGTCGCACACTGGGCGCGCTGCTCCGCGACCGCATCTGGGGCGAGGCAGGGCGGGCGTTGCTCCGCTTCGTGGGCGGGGAACTGCGCTTGGCGCCAGGGCGTTCCGGGGGGTAG
- a CDS encoding acetyl-CoA C-acyltransferase produces the protein MSEARRTAVIVSGARTPIGKFMGGLAPVPATELGAVAIRAALERSGIERSDIEDVILGNVVSAGLGQAPARQAALRGGVPDTVGAMAVSRVCGSGLQAVMLAAQAIRAGDARVIVAGGMESMSNAPYYLRGYREGVRFGSREVVDGLIHDGLWCSFGECHMGGHAEYTAWKAGITREAADEFALESQRKAIRAIDEGLFRDEIVPVE, from the coding sequence ATGTCTGAAGCGCGGCGCACAGCCGTCATTGTCAGCGGCGCGCGAACGCCGATCGGCAAGTTCATGGGCGGGCTCGCGCCCGTTCCGGCCACAGAGCTGGGCGCGGTTGCGATCCGCGCGGCGCTCGAGCGCTCCGGCATCGAGCGGAGCGATATCGAGGACGTCATCCTGGGCAACGTCGTCTCCGCCGGGCTCGGCCAGGCGCCCGCGCGCCAGGCGGCGCTGCGCGGCGGCGTGCCGGATACCGTGGGCGCCATGGCGGTGAGCCGCGTATGCGGCTCCGGGCTCCAGGCCGTCATGCTGGCGGCACAGGCGATTCGGGCGGGCGACGCCCGCGTGATCGTGGCCGGGGGCATGGAGTCCATGTCCAACGCGCCCTATTACCTGCGGGGCTATCGCGAGGGCGTAAGGTTCGGCAGCCGGGAGGTGGTGGACGGGCTGATCCATGACGGGCTGTGGTGCTCGTTCGGCGAGTGCCACATGGGCGGGCACGCGGAGTACACGGCGTGGAAGGCGGGGATCACGCGGGAGGCGGCGGACGAGTTCGCACTGGAGTCGCAGCGCAAGGCGATCCGCGCCATTGACGAGGGGCTGTTCCGGGACGAGATCGTGCCGGTCGAGG